One window of Amaranthus tricolor cultivar Red isolate AtriRed21 chromosome 11, ASM2621246v1, whole genome shotgun sequence genomic DNA carries:
- the LOC130827829 gene encoding transcription repressor OFP1-like, translating into MGNQRFKLSNMIPNAWFYKLKDINNTKNPKSQSKNLKKDQIPPVSSSNSTKKITNNNIKDNPPKILNYEPHFQPRKSYHITRESIPSSQELELLPFSPSRRSKSSTKSKKSNSYHSKSNSSSSTPLFDDTLLKTEHKTEDFDIVFDIEKDSLFTKINTFDLKLPPIITTQEQKPRSFSPSPRKFQEKGMKLKVNSPRINGISGRKSMNLKKRRSISESFAVVKSSFDPQRDFKESMVEMIVQNNLRTSKDLEDLLACYLSLNSDEYHDVIIKVFKQIWFDFRHQK; encoded by the coding sequence ATGGGTAATCAAAGATTCAAGCTTTCAAATATGATCCCAAATGCTTGGTTTTACAAACTTAAAGACATAAATAACACCAAAAATCCCAAATCCCAATCCAAAAATCTCAAAAAAGACCAAATCCCACCagtttcttcatcaaattccactaaaaaaattaccaataataatattaaagataACCCACCAAAAATTTTGAACTATGAACCTCATTTTCAACCTAGAAAATCATACCATATTACAAGAGAAAGTATTCCTTCATCTCAAGAACTAGAAttacttcctttttctccttcaCGAAGATCAAAATCATCcactaaatcaaaaaaatcaaattcttaccaTTCTAAATCAAATTCGTCATCTTCTACTCCTCTATTTGATGATACTCTTCTTAAAACAGAGCATAAAACAGAGGATTTCGATATCGTTTTCGATATCGAAAAAGATTCATTATTTACTAAAATTAACACATTTGATTTAAAACTCCCACCAATTATTACTACACAAGAACAAAAACCCAGAAGTTTTTCCCCATCTCCAAGAAAATTTCAAGAAAAAGGAATGAAATTAAAGGTAAATTCTCCAAGAATAAATGGGATTTCTGGTAGGAAGAGTATGAATTTGAAGAAAAGAAGAAGTATTTCAGAAAGTTTTGCAGTTGTGAAATCTTCATTTGATCCTCAAAGAGATTTTAAAGAATCAATGGTGGAAATGATTgttcaaaataatttaagaacatCAAAGGATTTAGAAGATTTGCTTGCTTGTTATCTTTCACTTAATTCAGATGAGTATCATGATGTTAtcattaaggtttttaagcaaatttggtttgattttaggcaccaaaaataa